From bacterium:
ATCCGCTCATTTGATCCTGTGACATTGAATTTGTCAGGACGCTTAAACACAAAACTAGATTTGGTGCCTGAACTCTTATTTACAACTTTGCCATCAGCCTCAACAATCACGCCTGTTGTGCCTGTTATGTTGATAGTCTTGACGGACCTATATCGCATCTGCACAAGCGCCAGAAGCTGATCGGGCTTTGGCTTAACCGATTTGGGAAGTGCGGCTGGCGCTGAAGCTGCAGGTGCTTTGGTAGGCACATTAAGGTTTCCAGCAATCCCGGAGCCTTTTGGGCTGGCCTGGCTATTATTGTTCAGTGCGCCAAGAGGATTAAGTGCCTGATCCAGTGTCTGCGGCTGGATATTAAACGACAGCCCGGAATCCGATTGGTCATTTGCCGCTTGAGGCTTCGTGGCTGTATTATTGGGAGAGTTTGCGCTCGTTGACGCTGTTTGACGGTTTGGCTTTTTTGCAGACTTCACCGAAGTATTTTTATGGCCGCATCCCACCAGCACCAGCATGCAAGCCAGACTCAAGATCAAGACTCTAAACTTCATGAATTATCCTCCGCTTCGGAAACTGGCGTCCCGAGGCATATCTTAATTATCGTTCCATGAAAAGGACCGTGTTCTAATTGCTATTGGGAACTGATATTTCGCTGGATACTTCATCTACCACAGCCTTGACAATCCGCTTCTCAGTTATGTCCCATACAACATCCGTCGAATATGTGCCGTTTTTGTCGGTCTTCCCAGCACTGGTGTTTGGGATGCCGTTTGTAATCGTCAAAGTGATATCTTTATTCGCAAGAAAGTTGCCGTTCTGATCGGTTACTGTTGCCTTGACCTTCGTGCGCCGCGGATCGAGTTTGTCATTCACTGCAGATATGCTGATTCCTGCAGGCTGACCACCGATTACCGTGACGGGAATGCTTACCTTCTGGTCACCATAAAATGCATCGATTGTCCCGGTGCGCGCCATTATTGGATTGAAATAGCCGTTCTGGTCGATGAAACCTATACCCTTTGTGCATCCCCACACCACTCGCGAAAGCTGCTCCTCCGTAAGCGTCTGATCGTCGTTGCCCCAGGTCAGATAGAGCTGAGTCTTCTCGCCCGACTCTATCTCTTTTCCAATGCCGCTGATTTTAAGCTTGGAAAGCTCACGTTCAGCGGCATCTTTTTCTACGTTTACCAACAGCATATCGGCTACGGCACGCTCACCGCCATCGTATGGGTTGCCCGCCACAGCGCCGCCTGAAGGACTGTTTACTATGGTCCCGCGTATCGACAGTGTCGTGGAGCCTCCACCGTCAAGGTTGATTGCCTGACATGCACCTAGTATCTTCATCGCCTCGGCCAGCTTCTGCAGAGAAAGCCCGCTGCTGAACGACTGTCTGCCATCGACCGTTACTATAAGGAGCTTATTGTCCGAAGTGACGCCGATTGCAGTGCGTGGATGGTTCTTTCTGGCAAAGTCATTTTTGAAATTTTCTGCTTTATAGTCCAAATATATATTGCCGCTTTTTATCAGCCATGGTCCACCACCTACTGCCTGATCCATCTGTGTCCAATCGACGCCGCTGGCGCTTTTGATGTTTAGAACCATTCGCAGCTTATCACCAACCGCTACATTACCTGCGAGAAATGATGCGGCTGGTCCGCCCGCCGATATCACGACCCCATTTTTTGGAATTTTTGTGTCCAGGACATCTGTATTGATCTCGGTTACCGTCAGGGCTAGACTGCAGCCTACCCGCACAGGCAGCTCATCTGTTGTGGCAACTACCTCTGTGCCCTTGAATTTGGACAG
This genomic window contains:
- a CDS encoding phosphodiester glycosidase family protein, whose product is MRYKKIWFIILAILALGTSAFSEPVVKEVADGITLYQDITTEPEPLVTNVVRIDLANPAVHVKAAIGRDMVMDNTPSKGREIVSSITARKGAVIGVNADFFPFNGDPNGICISDGELISEPWNGRPAFGLLRNGLVVFDTPSLNATLTFANGVGRQIDGINRGRETNQLVVYTPTYGDSTLSKFKGTEVVATTDELPVRVGCSLALTVTEINTDVLDTKIPKNGVVISAGGPAASFLAGNVAVGDKLRMVLNIKSASGVDWTQMDQAVGGGPWLIKSGNIYLDYKAENFKNDFARKNHPRTAIGVTSDNKLLIVTVDGRQSFSSGLSLQKLAEAMKILGACQAINLDGGGSTTLSIRGTIVNSPSGGAVAGNPYDGGERAVADMLLVNVEKDAAERELSKLKISGIGKEIESGEKTQLYLTWGNDDQTLTEEQLSRVVWGCTKGIGFIDQNGYFNPIMARTGTIDAFYGDQKVSIPVTVIGGQPAGISISAVNDKLDPRRTKVKATVTDQNGNFLANKDITLTITNGIPNTSAGKTDKNGTYSTDVVWDITEKRIVKAVVDEVSSEISVPNSN